One Prodigiosinella aquatilis DNA window includes the following coding sequences:
- the murF gene encoding UDP-N-acetylmuramoyl-tripeptide--D-alanyl-D-alanine ligase produces the protein MISVSLRKLATVLGAELVGEDLMIDDVSTDTRKLVAGSLFVALLGEKFDAHDYADDAVNNGAAALLVSKRLHISVPQLIVNDTRLALGVLAAWVRQQSRARVVALTGSSGKTSVKEMTAGILRQCGNVLYTAGNFNNDIGVPLTLLRLTPQHDFAVIELGANHIGEIAYTTKMVRPESVLVNNIAAAHLEGFGSLAGVAQAKGEIFNGLSEHGIAIINADSNDWPHWQALLTDKTVWSFSPQADGDIDFFASDIVVSGQCTSFTLHSPHGQIAITLPLSGQHNIANALAAAALAMSVGASPEAVKAGLAQLQAVPGRLFPIELADGKLLLDDSYNANVGSMIAAVQTLAEMPGYRVMVVGDMAELGADAPACHRQVGEAACLAGIDKVLSVGTLSELISQSSGQGEHFHDKPALIVRLLALVTEHKTITILVKGSRSAAMEQVVRALKENATC, from the coding sequence ATGATCAGCGTCTCGTTGCGGAAACTGGCCACGGTACTAGGCGCCGAACTGGTTGGTGAAGATCTGATGATCGACGATGTTTCCACTGACACCCGCAAACTGGTAGCTGGCAGCCTGTTCGTCGCGTTACTGGGTGAAAAATTTGATGCTCATGATTATGCCGACGATGCCGTTAATAATGGCGCGGCAGCATTATTAGTCAGTAAGCGCTTACATATTTCTGTGCCACAACTGATTGTCAACGATACCCGCCTGGCATTAGGCGTGTTGGCGGCCTGGGTTCGTCAGCAGTCTCGTGCCCGTGTCGTGGCATTAACCGGTTCATCGGGAAAAACGTCGGTGAAAGAGATGACCGCCGGGATTCTGCGCCAGTGTGGCAACGTGCTGTATACCGCCGGTAATTTTAACAACGATATCGGCGTGCCACTGACATTGTTACGCCTGACGCCGCAGCATGATTTTGCGGTGATTGAGTTGGGGGCCAACCATATCGGTGAGATTGCCTATACCACGAAGATGGTCCGTCCGGAAAGTGTACTGGTGAATAACATCGCAGCGGCGCATCTGGAAGGTTTTGGTTCTTTGGCTGGAGTGGCGCAGGCGAAAGGTGAGATTTTCAATGGTCTGTCCGAACACGGGATCGCCATTATCAATGCGGACAGTAATGATTGGCCGCACTGGCAAGCGCTGTTAACGGATAAAACTGTGTGGAGCTTTTCGCCGCAGGCCGATGGCGATATCGATTTTTTTGCCAGCGATATTGTGGTTAGCGGTCAGTGCACATCGTTCACGTTACATAGTCCGCATGGACAGATCGCCATAACGTTGCCCTTATCAGGCCAGCACAATATCGCCAATGCATTGGCGGCCGCGGCATTAGCTATGTCGGTGGGTGCTTCGCCGGAAGCGGTTAAGGCCGGTTTGGCCCAATTGCAGGCGGTACCAGGAAGATTATTTCCAATTGAGCTGGCGGACGGGAAATTACTGCTGGATGACAGCTATAACGCCAATGTCGGATCGATGATTGCTGCCGTGCAGACGCTGGCTGAAATGCCGGGATATCGAGTCATGGTGGTCGGCGATATGGCGGAATTAGGCGCGGATGCTCCAGCGTGTCATCGTCAGGTCGGAGAAGCCGCCTGTCTTGCCGGGATTGATAAAGTGCTGAGTGTAGGAACCTTGAGTGAATTGATCAGCCAGTCCAGCGGACAAGGTGAACATTTTCATGACAAACCGGCACTGATTGTCCGGTTGCTGGCTTTAGTTACAGAACATAAAACGATTACCATTTTGGTTAAAGGTTCACGCAGTGCTGCAATGGAGCAAGTAGTGCGCGCATTAAAGGAGAATGCAACATGTTAG